One part of the Tunicatimonas pelagia genome encodes these proteins:
- a CDS encoding cation transporter: protein MNSTAQEKFSEQVDQKRWLQIAFWLSMVTIFYNALEGIISTYFGLQDDTLALFGFGIDSFVEVLSGIGIAHMIYRMQNSSEVKRDQFEKQALQLTGFCFYFLAVGMILTSGLTIWAGEQPTTTLVGIIVALASIGSMYFLVKYKLRAGQKLNSQPIIADANCTKTCLYLSVLLLISSGLYELFRIPYIDAIGALGISWFAFKEGREAFDKAKGKECGDCC, encoded by the coding sequence ATGAACAGTACAGCTCAAGAGAAATTCAGTGAACAGGTAGATCAGAAGCGATGGCTACAGATTGCTTTCTGGCTGAGTATGGTTACAATCTTTTACAATGCCTTGGAAGGAATTATCTCTACCTACTTTGGTCTGCAAGACGATACACTGGCGTTATTTGGTTTTGGTATTGATAGTTTTGTGGAAGTACTTTCTGGTATCGGAATTGCCCATATGATTTACCGGATGCAAAATAGTTCTGAAGTGAAGCGCGACCAGTTTGAAAAGCAAGCCTTACAACTAACGGGTTTTTGTTTTTACTTTCTGGCGGTAGGAATGATTCTAACATCAGGACTAACGATTTGGGCGGGTGAGCAGCCGACGACCACCTTAGTTGGAATTATCGTGGCCCTCGCTTCCATCGGTTCTATGTATTTTCTGGTAAAGTATAAACTAAGAGCCGGGCAAAAGCTTAACTCTCAACCTATTATTGCTGATGCCAACTGCACCAAAACCTGCTTGTACTTATCAGTGCTGCTACTAATATCCAGCGGATTGTATGAGCTGTTCCGTATTCCCTACATAGATGCCATAGGTGCTTTAGGTATCTCCTGGTTTGCCTTCAAAGAAGGCCGGGAAGCCTTTGATAAAGCGAAGGGTAAGGAGTGTGGGGATTGTTGTTAA
- a CDS encoding helix-turn-helix domain-containing protein — MIRIQFKEEDIEALRYERFHNPSARVQQKMEAVYLKGKGLPHNEICRICEISKTTLIAYLKEYKQGGIDKLKEGTKYKGRTKKVKSTTLGFSERLREQSDSKEEPQPA, encoded by the coding sequence ATGATTCGTATTCAGTTTAAAGAAGAAGATATTGAAGCTCTACGCTACGAGCGTTTTCACAACCCTAGTGCCAGGGTGCAGCAAAAAATGGAAGCTGTTTATTTAAAAGGAAAAGGACTACCCCATAATGAGATTTGCCGTATTTGTGAGATTTCTAAGACAACGCTTATTGCCTATCTAAAGGAATATAAACAGGGTGGAATTGATAAGTTGAAAGAAGGTACTAAGTATAAAGGTCGAACCAAAAAAGTGAAAAGCACTACACTGGGCTTTTCGGAACGGCTGCGTGAGCAATCAGATTCTAAGGAGGAACCCCAGCCGGCATAA
- a CDS encoding SusC/RagA family TonB-linked outer membrane protein, producing MKVHFYQMMCLLGCLFLAMSGAYAQSVVSGQVTSSEDGSALPGVNVIVKGSSSGTVTDIEGNYRLSVPPDGSILTFSFIGFQSQDVEIGNQSTVSVALLPDTRQLSEVVVTAIGIEREERALGYSVETLQGEKIQQVSEPDPLRALQGKVPGVNISGSTGAPGSATRITIRGQSSFLGNNEPLYVVDGTPYFAEQFDTYNQLTGGASYASPLAALDPNAIESISVLKGAAAASLYGSRAANGVVVITTKAGSPNLSKKGLEVTFSSSYSVEQIGNLPEYQNLYGNGTEFQYRPGSNGSWGAAFAWFDSVEVWQNYKTAYPDLFTDSIPYVAQPNNVEDLFRNGHVWDNSITIQGGSGNTSFSLTASHLENEGYIPEANFTRTSLSVGAQTTLENGLRAGGNLSYSVSEQNGPIFGSSGAADPGAASSFARTLWLGRTWNMDLPFETPSGASLFFTSQDNPIWSWRNNGITSNLDRITANANLGYDITDWLSVDYRIGINQFTDRRQQVWNEGSVAFGGSGAIVDDDIYRQEIESNFIITVERDLSESLYFKGLIGHNINQRKEDRQQNQGVDIIAPGIFDLDNTVNVTATGQGNFEQRRLMGIYSDITLGYNDYVYFNLTGRTDWSSTLPEDQRNYFYGSASASVIFTEWLQTNESLFSQGKLRLSVARVGNDADPYQLTNLFSINRGSNTNLIGSVPDNDLPFNGQPGITRDPTAFDPNLSPEFTDEFEVGTTLDFFLGRVVLDFTYYNRVTRDQIVNISVPETSGFQRLVTNAGSMENRGIEVGLNLVPIQLNNGLRWDIYTAFTRNRNEVLEIPDGLDRFNVRNLFGGGVTPVIEPGEPYGILRGSVSARDDEGNLLIDPATGVLFPALEFDKIGDPNPDFLLGITNTVSFRGFTISALIDYRHGGDIYSTTIERLLGRGVTRDTEDRDASRVIPGFLGDPNTGQPILDENGNKIPNTIQVSTNDLYFQNGNGSFGINAEDEWTVYDGTVIRLREASVGYTLPQSLLERTPFGRVTLTLTGRNLWYNAPNTPEYTNFDPEVNGFGSTNTQGIEYASAPTTRRFGVNLNVTF from the coding sequence ATGAAAGTACATTTTTACCAAATGATGTGCCTGCTGGGGTGCTTATTTTTGGCTATGAGTGGAGCATATGCCCAGTCAGTAGTTTCAGGACAAGTAACTTCCTCAGAAGATGGAAGTGCTTTACCAGGGGTAAACGTAATCGTGAAGGGGAGCTCTTCCGGTACGGTTACAGATATTGAAGGCAACTATCGTTTAAGCGTGCCTCCCGATGGATCAATTCTCACTTTTTCTTTTATCGGTTTTCAAAGTCAGGATGTAGAAATTGGTAATCAATCTACTGTGAGTGTTGCATTGCTACCGGATACTCGTCAGCTTTCCGAAGTAGTAGTTACTGCTATCGGAATTGAACGTGAAGAGCGGGCATTAGGCTACTCGGTAGAAACTCTGCAAGGAGAAAAAATTCAACAGGTTTCGGAACCTGATCCGCTACGGGCACTGCAAGGAAAGGTACCAGGAGTGAACATTAGTGGTTCTACCGGAGCACCGGGCAGTGCCACCCGAATTACCATTCGGGGCCAATCGTCTTTTCTGGGCAACAATGAACCGCTCTACGTGGTAGACGGAACCCCGTATTTTGCCGAACAATTTGATACGTATAATCAATTAACCGGAGGGGCTTCTTACGCTTCACCACTGGCAGCATTAGATCCTAATGCTATTGAATCAATCTCGGTGCTGAAGGGAGCTGCGGCAGCTTCACTCTATGGTTCGCGGGCGGCTAACGGAGTAGTGGTGATTACTACCAAAGCCGGAAGCCCTAATCTTTCTAAAAAAGGGCTGGAAGTAACGTTTAGTAGCTCGTATTCAGTGGAGCAGATTGGAAATCTGCCCGAATATCAAAACCTATACGGCAATGGTACTGAATTTCAGTATCGTCCGGGTTCTAACGGTTCCTGGGGAGCGGCCTTTGCTTGGTTTGATTCAGTAGAAGTATGGCAGAATTATAAAACGGCTTACCCCGATTTATTTACCGATAGTATTCCTTACGTAGCCCAACCGAATAACGTAGAAGATTTGTTTCGCAACGGTCATGTTTGGGATAACTCTATTACTATTCAGGGAGGTTCTGGCAACACATCGTTTAGTTTGACCGCCTCCCACTTAGAAAACGAAGGGTACATTCCTGAAGCGAACTTTACCCGAACCAGCCTTTCGGTAGGGGCGCAAACCACGCTAGAGAACGGTCTCCGGGCGGGAGGGAACCTCTCGTATTCGGTTTCCGAGCAAAACGGGCCAATCTTTGGATCAAGTGGGGCGGCTGATCCAGGGGCTGCTTCATCCTTTGCGCGGACGCTCTGGCTCGGACGTACCTGGAACATGGACTTACCCTTCGAAACCCCGTCGGGCGCATCGCTCTTCTTTACCAGTCAGGATAATCCAATTTGGTCGTGGCGCAACAATGGCATCACCAGTAACCTAGACCGTATTACGGCGAATGCCAACCTGGGCTACGATATTACCGATTGGCTGAGCGTGGATTACCGGATTGGTATCAATCAGTTTACGGATCGGCGACAGCAGGTCTGGAACGAAGGCTCAGTTGCCTTCGGCGGTTCCGGGGCCATCGTAGATGATGATATCTACCGCCAGGAAATTGAGTCGAACTTCATTATTACGGTGGAGCGTGACCTCAGCGAATCGTTATACTTCAAAGGCTTGATCGGCCATAACATTAATCAGCGAAAAGAAGACCGTCAGCAAAATCAGGGGGTTGATATAATTGCCCCCGGTATCTTTGACTTAGACAACACCGTGAATGTTACCGCTACGGGACAGGGTAATTTTGAGCAGCGTCGCCTAATGGGAATCTATTCCGATATTACTTTGGGTTACAACGATTATGTGTACTTCAATCTTACGGGGCGTACCGACTGGTCATCTACCTTGCCCGAAGATCAGCGTAACTACTTTTACGGTTCCGCGAGTGCTTCCGTCATATTTACGGAGTGGCTACAAACCAATGAGAGCTTATTCTCGCAGGGAAAACTACGGTTGAGTGTAGCCCGGGTAGGTAACGATGCTGATCCGTACCAGTTGACTAACCTATTTTCCATCAACCGAGGAAGTAATACCAATTTAATCGGTTCAGTACCAGACAATGATCTGCCGTTTAACGGCCAACCGGGTATCACCCGCGACCCTACGGCGTTCGACCCTAATCTAAGCCCGGAGTTTACCGATGAATTTGAGGTAGGAACGACTCTCGATTTCTTTTTGGGGCGCGTAGTGCTGGACTTCACCTACTACAACCGGGTAACCCGCGACCAGATTGTAAATATCAGTGTGCCCGAAACTTCCGGCTTTCAACGGCTGGTAACCAATGCCGGAAGCATGGAGAACCGAGGAATAGAAGTGGGGTTAAACCTAGTGCCTATTCAATTGAATAACGGGCTTCGGTGGGATATTTACACGGCTTTTACCCGCAACAGGAACGAGGTGCTGGAAATCCCGGATGGGCTAGATCGGTTTAATGTGCGTAACCTCTTCGGGGGAGGTGTAACCCCAGTGATTGAGCCGGGCGAGCCTTACGGCATATTGCGCGGTTCGGTAAGTGCCCGCGACGACGAAGGCAATCTACTGATTGACCCAGCTACCGGAGTGCTGTTTCCGGCACTGGAATTCGATAAAATTGGCGATCCCAACCCTGACTTTTTGCTGGGCATAACCAACACGGTTAGCTTCAGAGGCTTCACCATTAGTGCACTGATTGATTACCGCCACGGGGGTGATATTTACAGTACTACGATAGAGCGACTACTCGGCCGGGGGGTAACCCGGGATACCGAAGATCGGGATGCCTCCCGGGTTATTCCGGGCTTCTTAGGCGACCCCAATACCGGACAGCCTATCTTAGACGAGAACGGTAACAAAATTCCGAATACCATCCAAGTCAGTACCAACGACTTGTACTTCCAGAACGGCAACGGCTCCTTCGGAATTAATGCTGAGGATGAGTGGACAGTGTACGATGGCACCGTCATTCGCTTGCGGGAGGCTTCTGTTGGTTACACCTTGCCTCAATCTTTGTTGGAGCGAACCCCATTTGGTCGGGTAACGCTCACGCTTACCGGGCGCAACCTGTGGTACAACGCCCCCAATACTCCGGAGTACACTAATTTTGATCCCGAAGTAAACGGCTTCGGCTCTACCAATACCCAAGGTATTGAGTATGCTTCAGCGCCTACCACCCGCCGCTTCGGAGTCAACCTAAACGTTACATTCTAG
- a CDS encoding alpha/beta hydrolase, translating into MNKFLISASIWFSTIGFGQAATVDTVQIFSEAMQRDIRAVVITPEAYATKEGQRFPVVYLLHGYSGNYADWISKAPDVASLADQHDVILVCPDGGFNSWYLDSPINDSSQYETHVVQEVVNFVDEQYRTLAQPTGRAITGLSMGGHGALFLAIRHTDIFGAAGSMSGGVDLTYNVDNWGIKDQLGIYEQSPLRWDSLSVVNMIPDLSSNQLALIIDCGTDDFFFRINQQLHQTLLDHQIPHNYIVRPGAHNWDYWSNAVAYQLVYFANFFEENGLAEKQTPVNGQKYGQ; encoded by the coding sequence ATGAACAAATTTCTTATTTCTGCAAGTATCTGGTTCAGCACCATTGGTTTTGGGCAAGCAGCCACCGTAGATACCGTTCAAATTTTCAGTGAAGCTATGCAACGGGATATACGGGCGGTGGTGATTACACCCGAGGCCTACGCAACTAAAGAAGGTCAACGGTTTCCGGTCGTTTATCTACTGCACGGCTACAGTGGTAACTACGCCGACTGGATTAGCAAAGCACCTGATGTGGCATCGCTAGCAGATCAACACGATGTGATTCTGGTTTGCCCCGATGGGGGATTTAACAGTTGGTACCTAGATAGCCCAATAAATGATAGCAGTCAGTACGAAACCCATGTCGTGCAGGAAGTAGTCAATTTTGTGGATGAGCAGTATCGCACGTTAGCACAACCCACGGGGCGGGCAATTACCGGATTGAGTATGGGCGGTCACGGTGCCTTATTCCTAGCGATTCGTCATACTGATATCTTTGGCGCGGCAGGTAGCATGAGTGGAGGGGTAGATTTGACGTATAATGTTGATAACTGGGGTATCAAAGATCAGCTAGGAATTTATGAGCAAAGCCCACTACGCTGGGATTCGCTCTCCGTCGTCAATATGATTCCTGATCTTTCTTCCAATCAGCTTGCTTTAATTATTGACTGCGGTACCGATGACTTTTTCTTTAGAATTAATCAACAACTGCATCAGACCTTACTAGATCACCAAATCCCGCACAACTATATCGTACGACCAGGAGCACATAACTGGGACTACTGGTCAAATGCCGTAGCCTATCAATTGGTATACTTCGCCAACTTCTTTGAAGAAAATGGTTTAGCCGAAAAACAAACGCCAGTCAACGGTCAAAAATATGGACAATAA
- a CDS encoding SusD/RagB family nutrient-binding outer membrane lipoprotein, translating to MKKILPLFLSAGMLLTSGCNDFFDINDDPNNPTEASVDLLLTNTELTLINSLGMSTSGLSAILSVYMHQMTRRQGFDAYNVQGTDFPIIQAWSQFYSIALEDLREMKNIGTEQEAWHYVGIAQILEAYTYSQMVDVWGDVPFQQANTAPETYTPSPDEDANIYPEVLAMLDEGIANVEKSSTQTPGADDLIYGGSMDNWRKFAKTVKLKLYNQLRLVQDVSGEVSALLAEGDLISDQSEDFELAYGQTQSPDSRNPGYIADNLGQRVYYISVWFYETLTGQNPAILDGVTDPRVPYYWYNQLSETGTPQSPAEYRDGEFLSIYFGSTGPNQAGLQDQSQTILGMYPVGGRFDDGGAISPTQTQAPGDAPQRILTHYARLYIEAELAQAGVTSGDPRALLESAMQASFAKVNEVVANYDAKGQDSPPPISNDAISAYITTVLSRYDAGDNNEKLEIIMTQKWIASFGFAVDAYTDYRRTGYPQLYDPDTDNLSFTNASRAFPTVLPYSATEVEANPNVQQHNPSEVRVFWDAN from the coding sequence ATGAAAAAAATACTTCCACTATTTCTCTCAGCCGGAATGCTACTAACGAGCGGCTGTAATGATTTCTTTGACATTAACGATGACCCAAACAATCCCACTGAGGCATCGGTAGATTTACTATTGACTAATACCGAGTTGACCTTAATTAATAGTCTGGGAATGAGCACCTCCGGCTTATCAGCTATTCTATCGGTGTATATGCACCAGATGACTCGTCGGCAAGGGTTTGATGCTTACAATGTGCAGGGGACGGATTTTCCAATCATTCAGGCCTGGAGTCAATTTTACAGCATCGCGCTGGAAGACCTTCGGGAAATGAAGAATATCGGTACTGAACAAGAAGCTTGGCACTACGTAGGTATTGCTCAGATTTTGGAAGCCTACACCTACAGCCAAATGGTAGATGTGTGGGGGGATGTTCCTTTTCAGCAAGCCAACACAGCTCCCGAAACCTACACTCCTTCACCCGATGAAGATGCTAATATTTACCCCGAAGTACTAGCCATGTTAGACGAAGGAATTGCCAACGTAGAAAAAAGCTCTACGCAAACTCCCGGGGCCGATGATCTGATTTACGGAGGAAGTATGGATAACTGGCGTAAGTTTGCTAAAACCGTGAAGCTAAAGCTGTATAACCAACTACGGCTAGTGCAGGATGTATCGGGAGAGGTTAGTGCTTTATTGGCCGAAGGTGACCTTATTAGCGACCAAAGCGAAGATTTTGAACTCGCTTACGGACAAACTCAGTCGCCCGACAGCCGTAATCCGGGCTATATTGCCGATAATTTGGGTCAGCGGGTTTACTATATCAGCGTATGGTTTTACGAAACCCTTACCGGGCAAAACCCGGCGATTCTGGATGGTGTTACTGATCCTCGGGTACCCTACTACTGGTACAACCAGCTTTCGGAAACTGGTACCCCTCAAAGTCCAGCCGAATACCGCGATGGGGAATTTTTGTCAATCTACTTTGGCTCAACCGGACCCAATCAGGCCGGATTGCAAGATCAGTCGCAAACTATTTTAGGTATGTACCCGGTAGGAGGTAGGTTTGATGACGGAGGAGCTATATCACCTACCCAAACTCAGGCTCCCGGTGATGCACCTCAGCGTATTTTAACGCACTACGCCCGCTTATACATTGAAGCCGAACTAGCCCAAGCGGGAGTTACCTCCGGTGATCCCCGCGCGTTGCTAGAAAGTGCTATGCAGGCTTCATTTGCTAAAGTAAACGAAGTGGTAGCCAACTACGATGCCAAAGGGCAAGATTCCCCTCCGCCTATTTCTAATGATGCTATTAGTGCGTATATCACTACCGTGCTGTCTCGCTACGATGCGGGGGACAACAACGAAAAGTTGGAAATCATTATGACTCAGAAGTGGATCGCTTCCTTTGGGTTTGCGGTAGATGCTTATACCGATTATCGCCGAACCGGCTATCCCCAACTGTACGATCCTGATACGGACAACCTAAGCTTTACCAATGCTTCCAGAGCATTTCCTACCGTGCTACCTTACTCGGCTACAGAAGTGGAAGCAAACCCAAATGTACAGCAGCATAATCCTTCTGAAGTAAGGGTATTTTGGGATGCTAATTAG
- a CDS encoding ABC transporter permease, whose product MVHLVVDADKRSRLLNLKELLHYRDLFYILAYRDLRVRYAQTFLGLLWAILQPLATLAIFTIVFGRAVKVDTGGVPYPLFAITGMAAWTYFAFVMKESGNSIISAQGMVKKIYFPRLVIPLSKAVVGFVDFGIALLFMVILMLVYQYPLVPQLIFLPIFILLTIFSALSVGIWLSALTIRYRDFQHVVPFLVQFGLYATPTAYPASAIIDNLPKWATVIYYLNPMAGVVEGFRWCLLGGVPPSQYAFLSFSLVVVLFISGLFYFKRVERVMADIV is encoded by the coding sequence ATGGTTCATTTAGTTGTTGATGCCGATAAACGATCGCGATTGCTCAATCTCAAAGAGCTGTTGCATTACCGTGATTTATTTTATATTCTGGCCTACCGCGACCTGCGGGTACGCTACGCTCAAACTTTTTTGGGGCTGCTATGGGCAATACTGCAACCACTGGCAACACTCGCCATTTTTACAATCGTTTTCGGTCGGGCAGTGAAGGTTGATACAGGCGGAGTACCTTATCCTTTGTTTGCGATCACCGGAATGGCAGCCTGGACGTATTTTGCCTTTGTAATGAAGGAGTCGGGCAACTCAATTATCAGTGCTCAAGGGATGGTAAAGAAAATCTATTTTCCCCGATTGGTGATTCCACTCTCTAAAGCAGTAGTTGGCTTCGTAGATTTTGGTATTGCTTTGTTGTTTATGGTCATTCTAATGCTGGTGTATCAGTATCCGCTTGTGCCGCAACTGATTTTTCTGCCGATTTTTATCTTACTTACTATTTTCTCGGCTTTATCAGTAGGTATCTGGCTTAGTGCTCTTACCATCCGCTACCGCGATTTTCAGCACGTAGTCCCTTTTTTAGTACAGTTCGGTCTATACGCTACTCCAACGGCTTATCCAGCATCAGCTATTATTGATAATCTTCCGAAGTGGGCTACCGTTATTTATTACCTTAACCCAATGGCCGGAGTAGTAGAAGGATTTCGTTGGTGCTTATTGGGAGGCGTGCCCCCTAGTCAGTATGCTTTTCTTTCTTTTAGCCTAGTGGTAGTGCTGTTTATCTCTGGCTTATTCTATTTCAAACGAGTAGAGCGGGTAATGGCCGATATTGTTTGA
- a CDS encoding lipopolysaccharide assembly protein LapA domain-containing protein, which yields MKRLIFVLLLLGLILTFILQNTSVTSVNFLFWYFESSRAVLLLLVFLAGLTVGTSFTLYLRRRKAMSSEGRGAGNQGVTTRDSNLVH from the coding sequence ATGAAAAGACTGATATTCGTCCTACTACTATTAGGGCTAATCCTGACCTTTATTTTACAAAACACTTCGGTCACTTCTGTTAACTTCTTGTTCTGGTACTTTGAAAGCTCACGGGCGGTGCTACTGCTTCTAGTATTCCTAGCCGGACTTACTGTAGGAACTTCATTCACGCTTTACTTACGGCGGAGAAAAGCAATGAGTAGCGAGGGGCGGGGCGCAGGGAATCAGGGAGTGACAACCCGTGATTCTAATCTGGTTCATTAG
- a CDS encoding SDR family NAD(P)-dependent oxidoreductase, with amino-acid sequence MDNKKLLTIIGMGEKNGLALARQFGKNNFIVAMLARSEDKLEDFQQQLEREGVESYYYLANADDADSIREGLRYVKGSLGETDVLIYNAAVIGKTNLSEMAVNKLVDDFRVNVIGAIVAAQEVLPAMEARKAGKIFFTGGGLSINPDSRYGSLGIGKAGLRNAAYSLHQEVRAKGIHVATVTIQGFIQEADEKYNPAAIAEQFWQLYEQREDFDIEIQY; translated from the coding sequence ATGGACAATAAAAAGCTACTAACCATTATCGGAATGGGCGAAAAGAACGGATTAGCCCTTGCCCGTCAGTTTGGTAAAAACAATTTTATTGTGGCTATGCTAGCCCGAAGCGAAGATAAGCTGGAAGACTTTCAGCAGCAGCTCGAGCGTGAGGGTGTTGAAAGCTACTACTATCTTGCTAACGCTGATGATGCTGACTCTATTCGGGAGGGGCTTCGCTACGTAAAGGGTTCGCTGGGAGAGACGGATGTGCTGATCTACAACGCCGCCGTGATTGGAAAAACTAATTTATCCGAAATGGCTGTTAATAAGCTGGTGGATGATTTTCGGGTGAATGTCATCGGAGCAATTGTCGCGGCTCAGGAGGTGCTCCCAGCGATGGAAGCGCGCAAAGCCGGCAAAATATTTTTTACCGGAGGGGGGTTATCTATCAATCCTGACTCCCGCTACGGCTCGTTAGGTATCGGCAAAGCCGGGTTACGCAACGCTGCCTATAGTCTCCATCAAGAGGTACGAGCTAAAGGCATCCACGTAGCTACGGTAACCATTCAAGGGTTCATCCAGGAAGCGGACGAAAAATACAATCCGGCAGCCATTGCCGAGCAGTTTTGGCAACTCTACGAGCAGCGCGAAGACTTTGACATAGAAATACAGTACTGA
- a CDS encoding class I SAM-dependent methyltransferase, producing MADPVVDSWSANASAWISTIENEDLESRKLVTNQAIVETIAKYQPKKVLDVGCGEGWLCRALQQQGIKTLGVDAVADFITYARQQKQGQFEVASYQDLIQRKLLPLAPFDAAVINFALLDQEVTEQLLPALHRYLSQPGWLFIQTLHPHALGNEVPYQSGWHNEDWSLMKQPFTQPYRWYYRTLEDWVVLFSQSGYRLREIREPLHPKTQRPLSIIFGLRYHI from the coding sequence ATGGCTGATCCCGTTGTAGACTCCTGGAGTGCCAATGCCTCGGCTTGGATCAGCACTATTGAAAATGAAGATTTAGAGAGCCGCAAGCTGGTAACCAACCAAGCGATTGTCGAGACTATTGCCAAGTATCAACCGAAAAAAGTGCTAGATGTAGGCTGCGGGGAAGGTTGGTTATGTCGGGCTTTGCAGCAACAAGGCATAAAAACTCTGGGAGTAGATGCTGTGGCGGATTTTATCACCTATGCCCGTCAGCAGAAGCAGGGGCAGTTTGAAGTAGCAAGCTACCAGGATTTGATTCAGCGCAAACTACTACCGTTGGCTCCGTTTGATGCCGCAGTTATCAATTTTGCCCTACTCGATCAAGAAGTGACCGAGCAGCTACTGCCGGCCCTGCACCGCTACTTATCCCAACCAGGCTGGTTATTCATCCAGACCCTGCACCCTCACGCACTAGGCAATGAGGTTCCCTACCAAAGTGGCTGGCATAACGAAGACTGGAGCCTAATGAAACAACCGTTTACCCAGCCCTACCGCTGGTACTATCGCACTTTGGAAGACTGGGTAGTACTCTTTTCTCAATCCGGTTACCGTCTGAGAGAAATACGGGAGCCGCTTCATCCTAAAACGCAGCGACCGCTATCTATTATTTTCGGACTGAGATATCATATCTAA
- a CDS encoding GNAT family N-acetyltransferase — protein sequence MKDLVIRKVPANQVPIDLLLLADPSEKLINSYLPQTDCYVAKNKGQVIGACVVKKCSASAVEIMNVAVYPNQQGKGTGTQLLAYVIHQALPTEVTQVRLGTGTFGYQLTFYQRMGFRVVAVERDYFLNNYDEPLFESGIQHKDRLVLELLI from the coding sequence ATGAAAGATCTAGTTATTCGGAAAGTGCCTGCCAATCAAGTACCCATCGATCTACTACTGCTAGCCGATCCTTCGGAAAAGCTAATCAATTCATACTTGCCGCAGACTGATTGCTACGTAGCCAAAAACAAGGGGCAAGTGATTGGGGCGTGCGTGGTAAAAAAGTGTAGTGCATCGGCTGTTGAGATTATGAATGTTGCCGTATACCCCAACCAGCAGGGTAAAGGGACAGGTACTCAATTGCTAGCGTATGTTATTCATCAGGCTTTACCAACAGAAGTTACGCAAGTGCGCCTTGGAACGGGAACATTTGGCTATCAGCTTACTTTCTACCAGCGGATGGGCTTTCGGGTAGTAGCCGTAGAGCGGGATTATTTTCTTAATAATTACGACGAACCCTTATTTGAATCGGGGATTCAGCATAAAGACCGCTTGGTACTTGAACTGCTCATCTGA
- a CDS encoding CBS domain-containing protein produces MKISASLYSNQHKPLKELVQELDSLRIDSFHIDCNDNPAVFDDIRKIRQISRTPIDLHIISSEPEKYFPLIAEHQIEYVQFQYEPMEGKELPLPPAGTEYGLAVVSDTPLEVFSAYRDVCSFILLMTTTPGQSGGVFRKDNFNRIRRFGKQFPDKKIHVDGGVNDEVSFILRSLAVDSAVSGSFLVNHTSMGAALLGLKMHEVRSHYRVQDFMMNLRDVPKLLKEKVTLASALQTIEDYGLGFTTIVDSENKLIGISSNADVRRALLTHLDHLPNIPSAELINSNPIFISEEATVEDMLKLVTSVSFPVLFLPVVNQQQQLTGTLMFNNLIRSEG; encoded by the coding sequence TTGAAAATATCCGCTTCGCTATATTCCAATCAACATAAACCACTGAAAGAACTAGTTCAAGAGCTAGATAGTCTTCGTATTGATTCCTTTCATATTGACTGTAATGATAATCCGGCAGTATTTGACGATATTCGGAAAATCCGCCAGATAAGCCGTACTCCTATCGATCTGCATATTATCTCTTCCGAACCGGAAAAGTATTTTCCCTTAATTGCGGAGCACCAAATTGAGTACGTACAGTTTCAGTACGAACCGATGGAAGGGAAGGAGCTACCCTTGCCTCCAGCCGGTACGGAATACGGTTTGGCAGTAGTATCCGATACTCCGCTGGAAGTCTTCTCAGCTTATCGAGATGTTTGTTCGTTCATTCTGCTGATGACAACTACGCCCGGGCAGAGTGGCGGAGTTTTTCGTAAAGACAACTTTAATCGCATCCGTCGGTTCGGTAAGCAATTCCCGGATAAGAAAATTCACGTAGACGGTGGGGTAAACGATGAAGTGTCGTTCATTCTACGAAGTCTGGCAGTCGATTCGGCAGTGTCGGGTTCTTTTTTAGTGAACCATACTTCAATGGGGGCCGCATTACTCGGACTAAAAATGCACGAAGTACGTTCGCACTACCGGGTGCAGGATTTTATGATGAACCTGCGAGATGTGCCGAAGCTGCTAAAAGAAAAAGTAACGCTAGCTTCTGCATTGCAAACCATCGAAGACTACGGTTTGGGTTTTACTACCATTGTAGACTCAGAAAACAAATTGATTGGCATTTCTAGCAATGCCGACGTGCGTCGTGCCCTCCTAACACACCTCGATCATTTGCCCAATATTCCTTCTGCCGAATTAATTAACTCGAATCCAATATTTATCTCAGAAGAGGCTACCGTAGAAGATATGCTTAAGCTAGTTACCAGTGTATCGTTCCCAGTGCTATTTCTACCCGTAGTAAATCAGCAGCAACAACTAACCGGAACACTAATGTTTAACAACCTGATTCGGAGTGAAGGCTAA